One Gloeocapsopsis sp. IPPAS B-1203 genomic window, GCAAGGAAAATCGCTCAGCTTTATGTACAGCAAAGAGAAACCCTCGGTTTCCCGCTATTGAAAGCAAAGGGAGGCGTCGAGGCAAATGTTTAACTTAACTGAAGTGTTAGAAGCGATCGCGCTTTGGTTTCGTAGTTTGGGAATACCAGAACCGATTGTGCATTGGGGACACCCAGCAATGATGGCAATTGTCATATTTGTTATGGGTAGCTTTGTGGGATTTGCTGGATGGCGGGGACGAGTTGCGACAGATAAAGCTATCACCAGTAAGAGTTTGGCAGATCATCGGACATTAGCACCGTGGATGTTTTTGTTTATGGCGCTTGGTTATATCGGTGGTGTGTTGTCTTTGGTAATGCAACGTCAGCCGATTAGGGAAAGTCCGCATTTTTGGACAGGTTCGAGTTTGCTAGTGTTGTTGCTAGTGAATGCGGCGATCGCATTATTTGGTTTTGGACGCGATCAAGGTACATTACGCACAATTCACGCCTATTTCGGAAGTACAGTCCTCGGTTTGATGGTTCTTCATGCTGTATTCGGGTTGAAATTAGGTTTAGCGATTTAACAACGCAGATGAACGCAGCTATTCTATGTTTAGCTTTTATTGCAGGTTTGTTATCTACAGCTTTTGTGTGGGGAGGATATGCAGTATTATCTATCGGGATAGTTGCGTCTGTTTTCATTAAACGCTTTTGGCGGGGTAGTCCTAAACCACAAGTTTGGCTAATCGCCGGAGTCATCGGCTTGTTAGCAAGTTTGTACTTTCAAGCGCGGATACCGCAACCAGCAAAGAATGATATTAGTCAGTTAATTGAAAACCAACAGCAAGTTGTTACTGTTCAGGGAGAAATTACAAGTACGCCGCGCTTAACTCGGAGTCAACGAGGACAATTTTGGTTAGCGACGAGTTGGTTGGAAGGAAGTAAAGTCACAGGAAAAGTTTACGTTACTGTACCTTTACTCCAAGCAACAGGGTTATATCCTGGACAAAGAATTGCAGTCACTGGTGTCTTATATCAACCTTCAATAGCAACAAATCCAGGAAGCTTTGATTTTCGGGCGTATTTAGCAAGAGAAAGTACGTTTGCAGGTTTGAGTGGGCGACGAGTTGAAGTTACGGAAGGACAAGAATTTCCTAAATGGGGTTGGTGGAAGATTCGTCAAAAAATTGTGCGATCGCAAGTACGGTGGCTAGGTAGTCCAGAAGGACCACTTGTGAGTTCAATGGTAATGGGTGGCAGAGCAGTTGATTTACCTTATGATATCCGTGACTTATTTGTACAAGTTGGATTAGCCCATGCTTTAGCAGCATCGGGATTTCAAACTTCATTGATTTTGGGTGTGATGTTGGCGTTGTTACGGCGGTTTTCGGTAGTGCTGCAAACGTGTTTTGCAGGAGGTGCATTACTACTCTTTTTAGGATTAACTGGCGTGCAGCCTTCAGTGTTACGTGCTGTTATTATGGGGTTTGCGGTACTTGTTGCAATTGGAACAAAGCGTAAAGTTAAACCCTTAGGTTCACTATTATTAGCTGCAACCTTATTATTGCTATTCAATCCCCTGTGGATTTGGGATTTAGGATTTCAACTAAGCTTTTTAGCTACTTTAGGGTTATTAGTTACTGTACCACCGTTAATTAAACGTTTGGATTGGCTACCAGTGGCGATCGCGACTTTGATGGCTGTTCCGCTAGCAGCAACTTTGTGGACTTTACCATTACAACTGCAAGTGTTTGGCGTTGTTCCGCTTTATAGCTTGATAGTTAATGTTTTGAGTACGCCATTGATCTCGGTAATCAGTATCGGTGGAATTATAAGCGCGATCGCATCCATAATTTACCCTGTTGTAGGAAGTGCTTTAGCTTGGCTGTTATATTACCCAATTCATTTTTTAATTGGATTGATAGGATTTTTTGCGCAGTTACCAGGAAACTCAATTAATGTAGGTAGAATTTCAGTTTTACAGTTATTGATGGTCTATGGATTAATTGTCTTAGTTTGGTTACAACCTTGGTGGCAAAAGCGTTTGTGGTTAGCTGGAGTTATGGCGATGAGTATCGTTTTAATTCCGATGTGGCATACTCAAGCTACTGTATTTCAAGCAACAGTCTTAGGGACTACGAATGAACCAGTATTGGTAATTCAAGATCAAGGCAAGGTGCTGCTAATCAATAGTGGTGACGTGAGTACAGTACGATTTGCAGTATTACCTTTTATGCAACAGCAGGGTGTCAATCAAATTGAGTGGGCGATCGCTACTGATAGGGAAAGTTACCAGAGTTGGAAAGAGATTAGCAAGCGCTTATCAGTTAAGAATTTTTATACTCCGACTAATTCAATCGAAGCAAGTGTTCGACGCCCTGAACAAACAA contains:
- a CDS encoding DUF4079 domain-containing protein — protein: MFNLTEVLEAIALWFRSLGIPEPIVHWGHPAMMAIVIFVMGSFVGFAGWRGRVATDKAITSKSLADHRTLAPWMFLFMALGYIGGVLSLVMQRQPIRESPHFWTGSSLLVLLLVNAAIALFGFGRDQGTLRTIHAYFGSTVLGLMVLHAVFGLKLGLAI
- a CDS encoding ComEC/Rec2 family competence protein translates to MNAAILCLAFIAGLLSTAFVWGGYAVLSIGIVASVFIKRFWRGSPKPQVWLIAGVIGLLASLYFQARIPQPAKNDISQLIENQQQVVTVQGEITSTPRLTRSQRGQFWLATSWLEGSKVTGKVYVTVPLLQATGLYPGQRIAVTGVLYQPSIATNPGSFDFRAYLARESTFAGLSGRRVEVTEGQEFPKWGWWKIRQKIVRSQVRWLGSPEGPLVSSMVMGGRAVDLPYDIRDLFVQVGLAHALAASGFQTSLILGVMLALLRRFSVVLQTCFAGGALLLFLGLTGVQPSVLRAVIMGFAVLVAIGTKRKVKPLGSLLLAATLLLLFNPLWIWDLGFQLSFLATLGLLVTVPPLIKRLDWLPVAIATLMAVPLAATLWTLPLQLQVFGVVPLYSLIVNVLSTPLISVISIGGIISAIASIIYPVVGSALAWLLYYPIHFLIGLIGFFAQLPGNSINVGRISVLQLLMVYGLIVLVWLQPWWQKRLWLAGVMAMSIVLIPMWHTQATVFQATVLGTTNEPVLVIQDQGKVLLINSGDVSTVRFAVLPFMQQQGVNQIEWAIATDRESYQSWKEISKRLSVKNFYTPTNSIEASVRRPEQTIVAGTAKIQIHKSNVLQLQIKEQTWLLLDNVAPDEQKQLASTKKLPHAQVLWWSGETLEKEVLATVKPEVAIASAINVDADIISLLSRDKIQLFWTGRDGAIQWTPQERFKATMDEVENGAALL